The sequence GTGTCGGAGGGACCGGAAGGCCGACTGCTGGTGTTGTCAGCGGCCTACGCGCCGGGGTGGCGTGCGACGGTGGACGGCGCGGCGGCCCCGATCGTGCTCGCCTGGGGAGGTCAGGTGGCGGTGGCCGTGCCACCCGAGCAGGCCGAGGTCCGCGTCTGGTTCGACGGCGACCGCCACGATCTGCTGTTACTCGGTCAGCTCGCGGCAGTGCTGTTCACCGTGCTGACGGCGCTTCCGTCGCTGCGCCGTCGAGCCGCAAGGCCGCGCGACACCGGGTCGCCCCGCGACGGTGAGAGCGACACGAGCACCGAGGACACCGGCGATGGCCTGCGGGAGGACGATGCCGAAGGCGCTAGGGGCGGCGACAACGGTGCGGACAAAGAAAGTAAGGAACGGGACGGCGGCGTGATCGCAGGCGGAGCGGTCCGCGCACCAGAGTGAGCCGACGACCGGCGCTCAACCGCCGTCGATGACGTCGGGTTCGACTCCGAGGTAGTTGGCCACCTGCTCCACAAGGACGTCGTGGACCAGCTCCGACAGCTCCGCTGGGTCCTTCGCCCTCGCCTCGAGCGGGCGGCGGTACAGCACGATCCTCGCCCTTGTCGGCAGCCCTTCGCGGTCCACCCCTGCGGGGACCAGCCGGGACAGCGGAACCCTCCCGTCGAGCAATACACCGTCCACCTGCGTTGACGGGATCTCCATTCGCACCTCGGGAACCTCGTCCACGGCGACGTCGAGCTCGGTGAGGTCGTGGCGCCACCGAGCCTCGATCGGTTCGAGGGCGTCGAGCACGAGCGCGTCGAACTTCTCCGCGCGGCTCGACGCGGCAGGCAGCGTAGACGGGAACAGCGGTCCGCGCAGGCCGCGACCATGCCGGTCGCGGCGGAACCGCTGACGCTGTCGCGAGCCCTTCGCCATAGCCACGATGGGAAGCCTACGCCGCTGTGGGCGGCGAGATTCTCGGTGTGTCGGGGGCACAGGGGCGCGCGCACAGGATATGGTGACCAACTGTGCGGAGCGTGCGAAAGTGTTCGCGGACGGGTTGCCTCGAGCCCGCTGTCGCGACGCTGACCTACGCCTACAGCGACTCCACGGCGGTGGTGGGTCCGCTGGCCACGGCGTCGGAGCCCCACTCGTACGACCTCTGCGAGGCTCACGCCCTGCGGCTCACGGCGCCCAAGGGCTGGGAGGTCGTCCGCCACGAGGGTGAGTTCGCTGCACCTGAACCGTCCAGCGACGAGTTGACCGCGCTGGCCGAGGCCGTGCGTGAGGCGGGCCGGTCCGATCGTCCGCAGGCTCGACCTCCCGACCAGCCAGAGCCACCCCGAACGGGCCAGGGTCGGCGAGGTCACCTGCGGGTACTGCCCGGCCGCGCTTGACCGTCCGGACGTGTCGGTAGGCTTCCTCGCGGGTATCGAGGCTTGCGAAGCCTACATCGGAGACGATCGGGGAGAGGCGTGTCAGACCTGTCGGCCATCGTGAAGGCCTACGACATCCGTGGTGTCGTCGGTGAGGAGCTGACCGAGGAGCTGGTCACCGATTTCGGTGCCGCCTTCGCGTTGCTCATCAAGCCGGACTCGCCGTCGGTGGTG comes from Saccharomonospora xinjiangensis XJ-54 and encodes:
- a CDS encoding metallopeptidase family protein, which translates into the protein MAKGSRQRQRFRRDRHGRGLRGPLFPSTLPAASSRAEKFDALVLDALEPIEARWRHDLTELDVAVDEVPEVRMEIPSTQVDGVLLDGRVPLSRLVPAGVDREGLPTRARIVLYRRPLEARAKDPAELSELVHDVLVEQVANYLGVEPDVIDGG
- a CDS encoding DUF3499 domain-containing protein, with protein sequence MRSVRKCSRTGCLEPAVATLTYAYSDSTAVVGPLATASEPHSYDLCEAHALRLTAPKGWEVVRHEGEFAAPEPSSDELTALAEAVREAGRSDRPQARPPDQPEPPRTGQGRRGHLRVLPGRA